The following coding sequences lie in one Cannabis sativa cultivar Pink pepper isolate KNU-18-1 chromosome 5, ASM2916894v1, whole genome shotgun sequence genomic window:
- the LOC115716550 gene encoding homeobox-leucine zipper protein HDG5 isoform X1 gives MYGDCQVMSSMGGNVVSSETLFSSPIQNPNFNFISTMPYQPFSTILPKEEHSLLHRGKDEMLESGSGSEQMEEKSGNEQENSSDQLLLQQQGKKKRYHRHTARQIQEMEALFKECPHPDDKQRMKLSQDLGLKPRQVKFWFQNRRTQMKAQQDRNDNQILRAENETLKNENFQLQAALRNASCPNCGSPAVMGEMGFDEQQLRLENARLREELDRYYCMTPRFSSRTIGGGPHHPLMPPSLDLDISIYSRHFPDQMATGNGHNMVPVVPMLPHQEPFPDNGLLLEEEKSLAIELATSSVNELVKMCQSGSPLWIRDSENGKEVLNVEEHARMFPWAMNLKQNNDSSGFKTEATRDTDVVIMNSITLIESFLDCSKWMDLFPSMVSRAKTLQVITTDASGQPINGSLQLVFAELQYLSPLVPSREAHFLRYCQQSPDQERTWFIVDFPVDSFHDILQYQPSLPRYRRRPSGCIIQDMPNGYSSVTWVEHAEIDQEKTVHQTFSHFVQSGMAFGAPRWLALLKRQCERIASLMARNITDLGVMHSTDARKNMMNLSQRMFRTFCVNISTSGGQLWTALSDNPEDTVRITTRKVTEPQPGQPNGLILSAVSTTFLPFPDYQVFNLLRDEGRRSQLEVLSNGNSLQKIDHIANGSDPGNCISLLRINVASNSAQPMELMLQESCTDKSGSVVVYSTMDVDAIKLAMQGKDPSFIPILPSGFVIVPVELASENNNATGNKSGCLLTIGLQVLASPDPTAKLSLPSVNAINNHLSNTIRQIMAALGSTAAATTCADNNGGSGSSSGVDHGTATTADGPSQ, from the exons aTGTATGGAGATTGTCAAGTAATGTCCTCCATGGGGGGGAACGTAGTTTCCTCAGAAACTTTATTCTCATCTCCGATCCAAAACCCTAACTTCAACTTCATCTCTACCATGCCTTATCAACCCTTCTCCACCATCCTTCCG AAGGAAGAACACTCGCTGTTACATAGGGGAAAGGATGAAATGTTGGAGAGCGGTTCGGGTAGCGAGCAGATGGAGGAGAAGTCAGGGAATGAACAAGAAAATAGCAGTGATCAACTACTGCTTCAGCAGCAAGGCAAAAAGAAACGGTATCACCGCCACACTGCTCGTCAGATCCAAGAAATGGAAGC ATTGTTCAAGGAATGTCCACATCCAGATGATAAGCAACGGATGAAATTGAGTCAAGATTTGGGCTTGAAGCCAAGGCAGGTCAAGTTTTGGTTCCAAAACAGGCGTACCCAGATGAAG GCACAACAAGACCGTAACGATAATCAGATACTTAGAGCTGAAAATGAGACATTAAAGAATGAGAATTTCCAGCTTCAGGCGGCGCTTCGTAATGCTAGTTGCCCTAATTGTGGTAGTCCGGCTGTGATGGGAGAGATGGGTTTTGACGAACAGCAGCTTCGCCTTGAGAATGCAAGACTCCGAGAAGag TTGGATCGATATTACTGCATGACTCCGAGATTTAGTAGCCGGACAATTGGTGGAGGTCCTCATCATCCTCTAATGCCACCATCTTTGGACTTGGACATTAGCATCTACTCTAGGCACTTCCCTGACCAAATGGCAACTGGAAACGGTCACAACATGGTTCCAGTAGTTCCAATGTTGCCTCATCAGGAACCCTTCCCAGACAACGGTCTTCTCCTCGAAGAAGAAAAATCACTTGCCATTGAGCTCGCCACCTCTTCTGTTAACGAGCTGGTGAAGATGTGCCAGTCGGGCTCGCCTCTCTGGATTCGAGACTCTGAAAATGGGAAGGAAGTTCTTAACGTTGAAGAGCATGCAAGGATGTTCCCATGGGCCATGAACCTCAAGCAAAATAATGATTCGAGCGGTTTCAAGACTGAAGCAACTCGTGATACTGATGTTGTTATCATGAATAGCATCACTCTGATTGAATCTTTCCTTGATTGT AGTAAGTGGATGGACTTGTTCCCTTCTATGGTCTCAAGAGCTAAAACCCTTCAAGTAATCACAACCGATGCTTCTGGCCAGCCAATCAATGGTTCACTTCAGCTG GTGTTTGCCGAGCTACAATATCTTTCCCCACTGGTTCCCTCTAGGGAAGCTCATTTTCTCCGATATTGCCAGCAAAGCCCTGACCAGGAAAGAACTTGGTTCATCGTTGACTTTCCAGTTGACAGCTTTCACGATATCCTTCAATATCAACCTTCACTTCCCAGATATAGGAGACGCCCCTCTGGCTGTATCATCCAAGATATGCCAAATGGATACTCAAGT gtCACATGGGTTGAACATGCTGAGATAGACCAGGAGAAGACAGTTCATCAAACTTTCAGTCACTTTGTCCAAAGTGGAATGGCCTTTGGAGCTCCCCGCTGGTTAGCTCTCTTGAAGAGACAGTGTGAAAGGATTGCAAGTCTCATGGCTAGAAATATTACTGATCTTGGAG TGATGCATTCTACTGATGCAAGGAAGAACATGATGAATCTATCACAGAGAATGTTTAGGACTTTTTGTGTGAACATAAGCACCTCTGGCGGACAGTTATGGACAGCTTTATCTGATAATCCGGAGGACACAGTTAGAATAACCACAAGAAAAGTTACTGAGCCTCAGCCTGGCCAACCCAATGGTCTTATTCTTAGCGCCGTTTCAACTACTTTTCTACCATTCCCTGATTACCAAGTCTTTAATCTATTGAGGGATGAAGGCCGTAGATCCCAG CTTGAAGTACTTTCAAATGGGAATTCTTTACAAAAAATAGATCACATTGCCAATGGTTCCGACCCAGGAAACTGTATTTCTCTTCTTCGAATTAAT GTGGCCAGCAACTCAGCACAACCCATGGAGCTGATGCTGCAAGAGAGTTGTACGGACAAATCAGGCAGTGTTGTAGTCTACTCCACTATGGATGTAGACGCAATCAAGCTGGCTATGCAGGGCAAGGATCCATCCTTCATCCCTATCCTTCCATCGGGCTTTGTCATTGTTCCGGTTGAACTCGCATCAGAAAACAACAACGCCACTGGTAATAAATCTGGCTGTCTTCTCACAATTGGCCTCCAAGTCCTTGCTAGCCCAGATCCCACGGCCAAGCTCAGCCTCCCTAGTGTCAATGCCATCAACAACCATCTCAGCAACACTATTCGACAGATCATGGCTGCTCTCGGCAGCACTGCTGCTGCTACTACTTGTGCTGACAATAATGGTGGCTCAGGGAGCTCCTCTGGTGTTGACCATGGCACTGCTACTACCGCTGATGGCCCCAGCCAATAG
- the LOC115716550 gene encoding homeobox-leucine zipper protein HDG5 isoform X2 has product MLCHLGLREVENRVLFDFVFLFFSFFFQAQQDRNDNQILRAENETLKNENFQLQAALRNASCPNCGSPAVMGEMGFDEQQLRLENARLREELDRYYCMTPRFSSRTIGGGPHHPLMPPSLDLDISIYSRHFPDQMATGNGHNMVPVVPMLPHQEPFPDNGLLLEEEKSLAIELATSSVNELVKMCQSGSPLWIRDSENGKEVLNVEEHARMFPWAMNLKQNNDSSGFKTEATRDTDVVIMNSITLIESFLDCSKWMDLFPSMVSRAKTLQVITTDASGQPINGSLQLVFAELQYLSPLVPSREAHFLRYCQQSPDQERTWFIVDFPVDSFHDILQYQPSLPRYRRRPSGCIIQDMPNGYSSVTWVEHAEIDQEKTVHQTFSHFVQSGMAFGAPRWLALLKRQCERIASLMARNITDLGVMHSTDARKNMMNLSQRMFRTFCVNISTSGGQLWTALSDNPEDTVRITTRKVTEPQPGQPNGLILSAVSTTFLPFPDYQVFNLLRDEGRRSQLEVLSNGNSLQKIDHIANGSDPGNCISLLRINVASNSAQPMELMLQESCTDKSGSVVVYSTMDVDAIKLAMQGKDPSFIPILPSGFVIVPVELASENNNATGNKSGCLLTIGLQVLASPDPTAKLSLPSVNAINNHLSNTIRQIMAALGSTAAATTCADNNGGSGSSSGVDHGTATTADGPSQ; this is encoded by the exons ATGCTTTGTCATTTAGGGTTACGGGAGGTGGAAAATAGAGTAttgtttgattttgtttttctttttttctcttttttcttccaG GCACAACAAGACCGTAACGATAATCAGATACTTAGAGCTGAAAATGAGACATTAAAGAATGAGAATTTCCAGCTTCAGGCGGCGCTTCGTAATGCTAGTTGCCCTAATTGTGGTAGTCCGGCTGTGATGGGAGAGATGGGTTTTGACGAACAGCAGCTTCGCCTTGAGAATGCAAGACTCCGAGAAGag TTGGATCGATATTACTGCATGACTCCGAGATTTAGTAGCCGGACAATTGGTGGAGGTCCTCATCATCCTCTAATGCCACCATCTTTGGACTTGGACATTAGCATCTACTCTAGGCACTTCCCTGACCAAATGGCAACTGGAAACGGTCACAACATGGTTCCAGTAGTTCCAATGTTGCCTCATCAGGAACCCTTCCCAGACAACGGTCTTCTCCTCGAAGAAGAAAAATCACTTGCCATTGAGCTCGCCACCTCTTCTGTTAACGAGCTGGTGAAGATGTGCCAGTCGGGCTCGCCTCTCTGGATTCGAGACTCTGAAAATGGGAAGGAAGTTCTTAACGTTGAAGAGCATGCAAGGATGTTCCCATGGGCCATGAACCTCAAGCAAAATAATGATTCGAGCGGTTTCAAGACTGAAGCAACTCGTGATACTGATGTTGTTATCATGAATAGCATCACTCTGATTGAATCTTTCCTTGATTGT AGTAAGTGGATGGACTTGTTCCCTTCTATGGTCTCAAGAGCTAAAACCCTTCAAGTAATCACAACCGATGCTTCTGGCCAGCCAATCAATGGTTCACTTCAGCTG GTGTTTGCCGAGCTACAATATCTTTCCCCACTGGTTCCCTCTAGGGAAGCTCATTTTCTCCGATATTGCCAGCAAAGCCCTGACCAGGAAAGAACTTGGTTCATCGTTGACTTTCCAGTTGACAGCTTTCACGATATCCTTCAATATCAACCTTCACTTCCCAGATATAGGAGACGCCCCTCTGGCTGTATCATCCAAGATATGCCAAATGGATACTCAAGT gtCACATGGGTTGAACATGCTGAGATAGACCAGGAGAAGACAGTTCATCAAACTTTCAGTCACTTTGTCCAAAGTGGAATGGCCTTTGGAGCTCCCCGCTGGTTAGCTCTCTTGAAGAGACAGTGTGAAAGGATTGCAAGTCTCATGGCTAGAAATATTACTGATCTTGGAG TGATGCATTCTACTGATGCAAGGAAGAACATGATGAATCTATCACAGAGAATGTTTAGGACTTTTTGTGTGAACATAAGCACCTCTGGCGGACAGTTATGGACAGCTTTATCTGATAATCCGGAGGACACAGTTAGAATAACCACAAGAAAAGTTACTGAGCCTCAGCCTGGCCAACCCAATGGTCTTATTCTTAGCGCCGTTTCAACTACTTTTCTACCATTCCCTGATTACCAAGTCTTTAATCTATTGAGGGATGAAGGCCGTAGATCCCAG CTTGAAGTACTTTCAAATGGGAATTCTTTACAAAAAATAGATCACATTGCCAATGGTTCCGACCCAGGAAACTGTATTTCTCTTCTTCGAATTAAT GTGGCCAGCAACTCAGCACAACCCATGGAGCTGATGCTGCAAGAGAGTTGTACGGACAAATCAGGCAGTGTTGTAGTCTACTCCACTATGGATGTAGACGCAATCAAGCTGGCTATGCAGGGCAAGGATCCATCCTTCATCCCTATCCTTCCATCGGGCTTTGTCATTGTTCCGGTTGAACTCGCATCAGAAAACAACAACGCCACTGGTAATAAATCTGGCTGTCTTCTCACAATTGGCCTCCAAGTCCTTGCTAGCCCAGATCCCACGGCCAAGCTCAGCCTCCCTAGTGTCAATGCCATCAACAACCATCTCAGCAACACTATTCGACAGATCATGGCTGCTCTCGGCAGCACTGCTGCTGCTACTACTTGTGCTGACAATAATGGTGGCTCAGGGAGCTCCTCTGGTGTTGACCATGGCACTGCTACTACCGCTGATGGCCCCAGCCAATAG